Proteins from one Ahaetulla prasina isolate Xishuangbanna chromosome 2, ASM2864084v1, whole genome shotgun sequence genomic window:
- the LOC131190758 gene encoding uncharacterized protein LOC131190758: MPGAILGPCPHPAESPGKAVARVDPAHRAMEPLLTELYSLKSPQGPLAQATSGKREALPRLPWERRGDNVRAESPYQKPSEQLEQRRREPRGCEKPPVARAERPGQSDRGDREAPPQPSEGREQQRSLQEGLEHREPLQPGSWTLDFESESAQEEIYWGCFYFFPWLRMCWRDRRDPS, from the exons ATGCCGGGAGCCATCTTGGGCCCCTGCCCGCATCCTGCAGAGTCTCCAGGGAAGGCGGTTGCCCGGGTGGATCCTGCCCATCG TGCCATGGAGCCCCTGCTGACTGAGCTCTACAGCCTGAAGAGCCCCCAAGGCCCCCTCGCCCAGGCCACCTCTGGCAAGAGAGAGGCGCTGCCCAGGCTGCCCTGGGAGAGAAGGGGGGACAATGTGCGGGCAGAAAGCCCCTACCAG AAGCCGAGCGAGCAGCTGGAGCAGCGTCGGCGGGAGCCGCGGGGCTGCGAGAAGCCGCCGGTCGCAAGAGCGGAGCGTCCCGGGCAG AGCGACCGGGGCGATCGAGAGGCACCTCCACAACCCTCCGAAGGGCGGGAGCAGCAGCGCAGCCTCCAG GAGGGGCTGGAGCACCGGGAGCCCCTGCAGCCGGGCAGCTGGACGCTGGACTTTGAATCGGAGTCAGCCCAGGAGGA GATCTACTGGGGCTGCTTCTATTTCTTCCCTTGGCTCCGGATGTGCTGGCGAGACAGAAGGGACCCCTCCTAA